The Cryomorphaceae bacterium genome includes a window with the following:
- a CDS encoding acyltransferase, which translates to MFGLYLRMHGCQVGKKLRCLGWPVMRCVPKGNIRIGHHVSLGKGVVLEITETGSLQLDDHALIGDYCTLSSAHSISMHKWSGIAERVSIRDNFHGMHADELYRLQASSGSPVVLEEDTGVGAGAVLLQGARLPKGAFVGANAVITVHTPLEPYGIYAGNPAKLVKSRMETQPQSRIF; encoded by the coding sequence TTGTTCGGGCTCTACCTGCGCATGCACGGTTGCCAGGTGGGTAAAAAGCTGCGTTGCCTCGGTTGGCCGGTGATGCGTTGCGTTCCAAAAGGAAACATCCGCATTGGTCACCACGTGAGTCTTGGCAAAGGAGTGGTGCTTGAAATTACCGAAACCGGCAGTTTGCAACTGGATGACCATGCGCTGATTGGCGACTATTGCACACTCAGCTCGGCGCATTCCATCTCCATGCACAAGTGGTCGGGTATTGCGGAGCGGGTCAGTATTCGTGACAATTTTCACGGAATGCATGCAGATGAGCTATACCGCCTGCAAGCTTCATCGGGTTCGCCTGTGGTGCTTGAGGAGGATACCGGAGTAGGAGCGGGGGCAGTATTGCTTCAGGGGGCGAGGCTTCCCAAAGGCGCGTTTGTGGGGGCCAACGCTGTGATTACCGTCCACACGCCGCTTGAGCCCTATGGAATCTATGCCGGAAATCCGGCCAAATTGGTGAAAAGCAGAATGGAAACGCAACCGCAAAGCAGGATATTTTGA
- a CDS encoding glycosyltransferase yields MKPWPMPAAISPGPFLCSNWRKPFRNKSFRVMHIENSIVTVCFNALDTLKMCVESVASQADEATEHIVVDGASTDGTAQWLATLHLPHLRFVSEPDTGIYNAMNKGWGMARGTWISFLNADDVYLPNTLQNVRAAAHEEVDVIYGNLRKERLLNDRWFHRIEKPNHEKMLQTMGVFHPATFWRRNLSDTLGMYDERYRFSADYDLLLRMFLANCRFQHVDEVLAIFRVGGASTLNCTSYEEGVDIMRRHQTGYADELVKEWQLCKRKVSKLKAILTLARLTGTMPLIEKRMQRNWTPNHGDFGA; encoded by the coding sequence ATGAAGCCATGGCCTATGCCCGCCGCCATTTCACCTGGCCCGTTCTTGTGCAGCAATTGGAGGAAGCCATTCAGAAACAAAAGCTTCAGGGTGATGCACATTGAGAACTCCATTGTAACGGTGTGCTTCAATGCCTTGGATACGCTGAAGATGTGCGTAGAAAGTGTTGCTTCACAAGCAGACGAGGCCACCGAGCACATTGTGGTTGACGGGGCATCTACCGACGGCACCGCCCAATGGCTGGCTACGCTCCACTTGCCTCACCTGCGATTTGTAAGTGAGCCCGATACGGGCATCTACAACGCAATGAACAAGGGCTGGGGCATGGCTCGCGGAACGTGGATTTCCTTCCTCAATGCCGACGACGTGTACCTGCCAAACACCTTGCAAAACGTGCGCGCGGCTGCCCATGAGGAGGTAGATGTGATTTACGGCAATCTTCGCAAGGAGCGACTGCTGAATGACCGCTGGTTTCACCGCATCGAAAAGCCGAATCATGAAAAAATGTTGCAAACCATGGGCGTATTTCACCCCGCAACGTTTTGGCGACGAAACCTTTCCGATACCCTGGGTATGTACGACGAGCGTTACCGTTTCAGCGCAGATTACGACCTCTTGCTGCGAATGTTTCTTGCAAATTGCCGTTTTCAGCATGTGGATGAAGTACTGGCCATTTTTAGGGTGGGAGGTGCTTCTACCCTCAATTGCACCTCTTACGAAGAAGGCGTTGACATCATGCGCCGGCATCAAACCGGATATGCCGATGAATTGGTGAAGGAGTGGCAGCTTTGCAAACGAAAAGTGAGTAAGCTCAAGGCAATCCTTACCTTAGCCCGACTCACCGGCACCATGCCGCTCATTGAAAAACGAATGCAACGAAACTGGACCCCCAACCATGGAGACTTTGGCGCGTAA
- a CDS encoding glycosyltransferase family 4 protein, producing the protein MSENSHIKLLVIPELFPLNDNDHAGLYMPDYIKAVQLFCDVSVFYPRLVGQTDAELIRDPRGFSIRYFALLRDQPRFLKRLFYVQWFSRALKVAKKMGPFDLIHAHGPLLHGNLAVQLGKHWNIPVVLSVHTGPFSSIANNPFYARMAKRSIERADLTLAVSADLQNDILHSGFTPKRIEVSGNPVNDELFKPAKNKTMSKKMLFVSRLDENKGGLRTLKAFHKASVSLEGWQLLVVGKGREMAAMERYISQHGLEKKVRMLGKMGREKLAQTMATSDFLVFPSEHETFGLVPHEALCAGIPVITSNTTALKEWVPAKAGLQVDPLDVEAIAAAMLKMADSLDQYRPEELRATTVSRFGNEAFGMKMKGLYQSLLSPCVV; encoded by the coding sequence TTGAGTGAAAACAGCCACATAAAACTGCTCGTTATTCCGGAACTGTTTCCCTTGAACGACAATGACCACGCGGGACTTTACATGCCTGATTACATCAAAGCCGTACAATTGTTTTGCGATGTGAGCGTGTTTTATCCGAGGCTGGTGGGGCAAACAGACGCTGAGCTTATTCGCGACCCCCGAGGATTTAGCATTCGCTACTTTGCCCTCTTGCGCGACCAGCCGCGTTTTCTGAAGCGTTTATTCTATGTGCAGTGGTTCTCGCGGGCGCTGAAAGTGGCCAAAAAGATGGGGCCTTTTGACTTGATTCATGCGCATGGTCCGCTTTTACACGGAAATCTTGCGGTGCAGTTGGGTAAGCACTGGAACATTCCCGTGGTGCTTTCGGTGCACACCGGTCCTTTCAGCAGTATTGCAAATAACCCCTTTTACGCCCGTATGGCAAAGCGATCTATTGAAAGAGCAGACCTCACCCTGGCGGTAAGCGCAGATCTGCAAAATGACATCCTGCATTCCGGATTTACCCCCAAACGCATAGAGGTTTCAGGAAACCCGGTGAATGATGAATTGTTCAAGCCTGCGAAGAACAAGACCATGTCCAAAAAAATGCTCTTTGTGAGCAGACTGGATGAGAACAAAGGAGGTCTGCGCACGCTCAAGGCGTTCCATAAAGCCTCAGTTTCGCTCGAGGGTTGGCAGCTTTTGGTGGTCGGAAAAGGTCGCGAGATGGCTGCCATGGAACGGTACATTTCACAACATGGCCTGGAGAAAAAGGTGAGAATGCTCGGTAAAATGGGACGCGAAAAACTGGCTCAAACCATGGCTACTTCCGACTTTTTGGTATTTCCATCAGAGCACGAAACATTCGGACTCGTTCCCCATGAAGCCCTGTGTGCAGGCATTCCTGTTATCACTTCCAACACCACCGCCCTCAAAGAATGGGTGCCTGCAAAGGCAGGGTTGCAGGTGGATCCTCTTGATGTGGAAGCCATTGCTGCTGCTATGTTGAAAATGGCGGATTCCCTTGACCAATATCGCCCTGAAGAACTCAGGGCAACAACCGTTTCGCGCTTTGGGAATGAGGCTTTTGGAATGAAAATGAAAGGTTTGTATCAATCACTGCTCAGCCCATGTGTGGTATAG